The genome window TGGGATTTGTGCCGGAACAGCACTTTTATGAGAGGCTTTACCAGTCGGATATCGTTCTCGACCTGACGGAGCACGAGAACTGCCTCGTATGCGGAGCCTACGAAGCCATGGCTGCTGAACGGCCGCTGGTCACGTCCGACAGGGCCTGTTTGCGGGCATATTTCGATCAGGGAACGGTGTTTACCGCACACGATAGCGCCAGTATCGCTGAGGCGATAAGGGAAGCGTATCGGGACCGTTTTCGCCTGAGGGATAATATCCGGGAGTGGAAAGGGCGGGCTGTTCGAACGCAGAATGAACGACGGGATGTGCTCAGAACGACACTGGGGATGGACCGATAATCCGGGGAGTTGCCATGAAGCCCATTAAGTGCATCTTTGTCGGCGATATCGCTCTTGGGGATCACCCGAAATCAGTCGGGTTCGGTTTCTATTCCAGGTACCGCGACGGCATCCCACCGGATAAGGCACACGCGCTGTTCCGGAGAGGCTGCGAACACGACATCCTGTTCGGCAATCTGGAGTTCACGCTCGGGGCTGCCGAGTTGACGGCCGCGTCGCACGAAGAGCTCAACTGCAGGGGGATAGCAGCATATGCCGACTTTCTGGAGCAGGCGGGTTTCAATGCCGTCAATATTGCCAATAACCACATTTACCAGCATGGGATTGATCCATTCGACAAGACTCTGAGGGTGCTTGCCGACAAAGGGATCGGCATCGTGGGGCTGGCGCGCAATGGTGGCAGTTCAAATATAGTCGGAACCGGCGACCGCTCCGTATGCTTTCTCGGCTGGTCAGCACGGCCCCGTCAGGCTTCTCCGATCAACCACCGTACCGCGAATTCGACGAAGCGAGCTGCTATGGTGAGATAGCCGAGGCGGCGAAAGCACATCCGATCGTCTGCGTTTCCCTGCACTGGGGGGACGAGTTCATCGAGATCCCCAGTGAAGACGAAAAGCGGATTGCACGACGGATGATCGATGCGGGGGCGAAGGTGGTCGTGGGGCATCACCCCCATGTCATGCGGGAGGTTGAGGAATATGGCAGCGGCCTGATCGCCTATAGTCTGGGTAACTTCATCTGCGATATGATTTGGAACGAAAGCACCCGGAAAACGGGCTATCTTTACGTGGAGTTCACTGACGGCGCAATCTCGAAATGGGAGATTGTGCACGGAAGGATCGGTGACGATTACTTCCCCCACTTCGACGGTACGGTTCCCGATCCGTCCGATACATACAAGCAACTGTACTCAAAACTGAGTGGCAGCTCCTATGACCGTCTGGCGCGGAATGCACTGCGTCGCCACCAGGTGCTGACCCTTTTGCACATGCTTCGTAACTGCGGGAGGTACAGGGCGGGGGTATGGCGGTCCATGCTTGAGGGTGCCATCAAAAGCCGCCTCACCGCAAACCATCAGTCATGATGTCGCTTGAAAAGAATTTTTATCCCAGCCACTAAGGGAGTCCCTTGATGTCGCTATATACAGCCATGTGCGAGAATGTGTTGTTGCCCCTTGCCGATTATGCGACCCGGAATTGCACCATGCGTTATTACCGTCTGTACAGGGACATGCAGTGGCTGGGCAGGGAAGAGCTTCAGCGCCGCCAGGACGAACTGGTGCGCGAGACTGTCCGGACAGCCTATGCAGACATACCCTTTTATCGCGAACTCTATGACAGGCACGGGGTGAACATCGCCGGCGTCCTCAAGGCCGAAGATCTGTCTTTGCTGCCGATGGTGACGAAGGACATGCTCAGGGAAGCCTATCCCCATTCGTGCACCAGGGACACCGGGTGGCCCTGGCGCGAGTATTGTACCAGCGGCTCATCGGGAAGCCCCTTTGCCGTTCGGGTGGATAACGAAACGATGAGCATGGCCCGGGCACTGATGTTTCTCAGGGCCAACTACTCGGGCTGGAACATCGGTGACCCGTTCCTCCAGACCGGCATGACCCTGGAGAGGGGAGCGGTCAAGAAGCTGAAGGACATCCTTCTGAGAGTAGAATACGCCTCTGCCTTCGATTTGTCGGATCGGGTACTGGATAGGTACCTGGACCTCATCGACAGCAAAAAGTTGGACTACGTCATGGGGTATGCCGGCAGCCTTTATTGCGTGGCCACGAGAGCGTTGGAGGTGGGATTCAACAGGCCCCTGACCGGAATCGTTTCGTGGGGTGACAATCTCTATGCCCATTATCGCGAGAAGGTCGAAAGCGCGTTCAAGTGCCGCGTTACCGACACGTACGGTTGCGGAGAAGGCATCCAGATCGCCGCCCAGTGTGGAAGAAGCGACGGCGCATACCATATCTTCATGCCCCATGTTGCGCTGGAGGTAGTTGACGACGACGGCGACCCAGTACCTCCCGGTCAGGTGGGGAACATTGTGCTGACTCGCCTGCACCCCGGCGCCATGCCACTGATACGATACCGCGTGGGAGACCTTGGCGTCAAAAGTGCCGATGAAACCTGCCCGTGCGGTCGGGGGTTCGAACTGCTCGCCAAGGTTGAGGGACGTGACACCGATGTGGTTGTGACGCCGCGGGGCAACCGGCTGATCGTGCATTTCTTTACGGGGATATTCGAGTACTACAAGACCATCGATACGTTCAAGGTCATTCAGGAGGAACGGGACCGGATCACCGTTCTGATCGTGCCGCGACCGGATTTCAAGCCCGAGCACTGGACAAGCCTCAAGTCCGAAATCCTTGAAAAAGGAGATCCGGAACTGGTCATAGACATGAAGCTGGTGGACGAAATACCGCTTGAACGATCGAACAAACGTCGATTCGTCGTGTCGAAAGTCGGCAGGTGAAGGGATAAAATGTCCCACCCCATGACCTGTTTCTGACCATGATTCAGGTTGTGCCGAACTAGTAGTTAAAAGTACTTCTTTCTTCTGAGAAGGATAATTCCGGCAAGTCCGGCCCCAAGAAATGCGAAGGTTGATGGTTCGGGCACAGGAACGGTCTCTGCGTTCGTTATTTGAGCCGAGAAGTAGAATTTTGAGCTGTTGCCGAACTCATCGAAAATGGTGTTGCGCATGGTTCCGGCCCCGAAAGCGCGCGCGGAACTCGCCGACCACTCTCCGAGGGCATCCGGTTGCAGCAGCATGTCGTAGAACGAAAGATAGTTGTTTCCACTACTCACACTGAGCCAGCGTTCCGAAAAGGTGTTGGTCAACCACTTGTTGCCGCCATAGTTGTTCTCGGATATTCCATTATATGAACTCAGATAATTGTCAGAAGTGATGGTCGAGCCTCCGGCATAGTGGGCGTAGAATGTTCCTCTACC of Geobacter anodireducens contains these proteins:
- a CDS encoding PEP-CTERM sorting domain-containing protein; this translates as MRYPDKLFLAVLMTLLSAVPSAWSYPMQYTLEGYVIQGPGIDDSAGFLSDMGITVGSRVSYTIVIDLDARGTVMMSNGTVTERTDPYGRGTFYAHYAGGSTITSDNYLSSYNGISENNYGGNKWLTNTFSERWLSVSSGNNYLSFYDMLLQPDALGEWSASSARAFGAGTMRNTIFDEFGNSSKFYFSAQITNAETVPVPEPSTFAFLGAGLAGIILLRRKKYF
- a CDS encoding adenylyltransferase, encoding MSLYTAMCENVLLPLADYATRNCTMRYYRLYRDMQWLGREELQRRQDELVRETVRTAYADIPFYRELYDRHGVNIAGVLKAEDLSLLPMVTKDMLREAYPHSCTRDTGWPWREYCTSGSSGSPFAVRVDNETMSMARALMFLRANYSGWNIGDPFLQTGMTLERGAVKKLKDILLRVEYASAFDLSDRVLDRYLDLIDSKKLDYVMGYAGSLYCVATRALEVGFNRPLTGIVSWGDNLYAHYREKVESAFKCRVTDTYGCGEGIQIAAQCGRSDGAYHIFMPHVALEVVDDDGDPVPPGQVGNIVLTRLHPGAMPLIRYRVGDLGVKSADETCPCGRGFELLAKVEGRDTDVVVTPRGNRLIVHFFTGIFEYYKTIDTFKVIQEERDRITVLIVPRPDFKPEHWTSLKSEILEKGDPELVIDMKLVDEIPLERSNKRRFVVSKVGR